One Triticum dicoccoides isolate Atlit2015 ecotype Zavitan chromosome 5B, WEW_v2.0, whole genome shotgun sequence genomic window carries:
- the LOC119313020 gene encoding uncharacterized protein LOC119313020 isoform X2 produces the protein MEYVAAARSLTPMSRRTRHAHRLQLVADPPLQAPPPPPLPPPLQPTTAGIVNGNSNGLPVQQQQSQRRMGLEQEVAELKQQLSNEQMVHHILERALHAPTNSSTSARSVLLNIPAFIPAKAKQLLAELVLVEEEIVRLESQIHTMKGSLTLSQHQRASVAMASNTYSYPASVYTNNGSGNGNPPSVYTNNGSGNGRFSNGEAATPGNGTTAHSAPASARHGNIKVNGGATTGNSTPTHTAPTLARQASNEVAPEIKSMFFISQAMNAEYLQRHLAAAATDDKPAKSPREQARGSSGAAAVSPKLNGNIFGLPPRNSLEKQSDRAPQKPPRVSQEASPVPSPTTKRDEQAKVQPNKLSERIVKCLAVIFIRLLRSSRVAEMEKSGNLARSGNLQGSFRIDAVLNVAAAKEKDQRGQQDHYGIFGLPDSVVRDIGPYKNLVRFTSSAFDLRGFSSSPLLTKLREMLEALQQVDLRFLTHQQKLAFWLNIYNTCIMHGILQHGLPSNSEKLLALKNKATINVSGQKFNALVIENFVLRQPSSVKEEFWKCDVDVEEQKVRGLYGLNSSEPNILFAMCCGTRSSPALRIYKADRVMMDLEKAKLDYLQASLVVTSTRRLMIPDLIHSNMHDYAKDMESLLRWICDQLPTSWSLRKSMVDCLRGHQGHLKVEDVVEVIPYDYEFQYLLPM, from the exons ATGGAGTACGTGGCCGCGGCGCGGTCTCTGACTCCCATGAGCCGCAGGACTCGCCATGCTCACCGCCTCCAGCTCGTCGCCGATCCTCCTCtgcaggctcctcctcctcctcctctcccacctCCG TTGCAGCCGACGACGGCAGGAATCGTCAACGGCAACAGCAATGGGCTGCCGGTGCAACAACAGCAGAGCCAGAGGCGCATGGGTCTTGAGCAAGAG GTGGCGGAGCTGAAGCAGCAGCTGAGCAACGAACAGATGGTGCACCACATCCTCGAGCGCGCCCTGCACGCCCCGACTAATTCATCAACCTCGGCGCGCTCCGTGCTCCTCAACATCCCAGCCTTCATCCCGGCAAAGGCCAAGCAGCTGCTCGCCGAGCTCGTGCTCGTCGAGGAGGAGATCGTGCGCCTCGAGTCCCAGATACACACCATGAAGGGCAGCCTGACCCTCTCACAGCACcagcgagcatcagttgcaatggccTCCAACACGTACTCGTACCCGGCAAGTGTCTACACCAACAATGGCAGCGGCAATGGCAACCCACCAAGTGTCTACACCAACAATGGCAGTGGCAATGGTCGTTTCAGCAATGGAGAAGCAGCTACACCGGGTAACGGCACAACGGCACACTCAGCTCCGGCGTCGGCCCGTCATGGCAACATCAAGGTCAATGGAGGAGCTACGACAGGTAACAGCACGCCCACGCACACGGCGCCGACGTTGGCTCGTCAAGCCTCCAATGAGGTGGCACCGGAGATAAAGTCCATGTTCTTCATCAGCCAGGCCATGAACGCCGAGTACCTCCAGCGCCACCTTGCCGCCGCGGCCACCGACGACAAGCCGGCCAAGAGCCCTAGAGAGCAGGCCAGAGGCTCCTCGGGAGCCGCCGCCGTCAGCCCCAAGCTCAACGGTAACATCTTTGGCCTCCCGCCAAGAAACTCCCTTGAAAAG CAATCCGACCGAGCACCCCAAAAACCTCCAAGAGTCTCCCAAGAAGCATCTCCGGTGCCATCGCCGACGACGAAGAGGGACGAGCAGGCCAAGGTGCAACCAAACAAGCTGTCGGAGAGGATCGTCAAGTGCCTGGCGGTGATCTTCATCAGGCTGCTCCGGTCGTCGCGGGTGGCGGAGATGGAGAAGTCCGGCAACCTGGCCAGGTCCGGGAACCTGCAGGGGAGCTTCCGGATCGACGCGGTTCTGAACGTGGCGGCGGCCAAGGAGAAGGATCAGAGGGGCCAACAGGACCACTACGGCATCTTCGggttgccggactcggtggtccggGACATCGGCCCCTACAAGAACCTCGTCAGGTTCACATCGAGTGCTTTCGACCTCAGAGGGTTCTCAAGCTCCCCTCTGCTCACCAAACTTAG GGAGATGTTGGAGGCCTTGCAGCAGGTGGATTTGAGGTTTTTGACGCACCAGCAGAAGCTGGCATTTTGGCTCAACATTTACAACACATGCATCATGCAC GGAATCCTGCAGCATGGTTTGCCCTCAAACTCTGAAAAGTTGCTGGCACTCAAGAACAAG GCAACCATCAATGTTTCAGGGCAGAAGTTCAATGCTCTCGTGATTGAAAATTTCGTCTTGAGGCAGCCATCGAGTGTGAAAGAA GAATTCTGGAAGTGCGATGTCGATGTCGAAGAACAGAAGGTGAGGGGTCTCTACGGATTGAATAGTTCGGAACCAAACATTCTGTTCGCGATGTGCTGCGGCACCAGATCTTCGCCAGCG CTGAGGATATACAAGGCCGACCGTGTGATGATGGATCTGGAGAAGGCGAAGCTGGACTACCTGCAGGCTTCACTGGTGGTGACCTCGACGAGGAGGCTGATGATCCCGGACCTGATACACTCCAACATGCACGACTACGCCAAGGACATGGAGTCGCTGCTccggtggatctgtgaccagctCCCCACATCTTGGTCGCTCAGGAAATCCATGGTGGACTGCTTGAGGGGACACCAGGGCCACCTTAAGGTCGAAGACGTCGTGGAGGTGATCCCATATGATTATGAGTTTCAATACCTGTTGCCCATGTGA
- the LOC119313020 gene encoding uncharacterized protein LOC119313020 isoform X1, translated as MEYVAAARSLTPMSRRTRHAHRLQLVADPPLQAPPPPPLPPPLQPTTAGIVNGNSNGLPVQQQQSQRRMGLEQELQPTTAGIGNCNGNGNGNDNGVQVQQQQSQRRMDLKQEVAELKQQLSNEQMVHHILERALHAPTNSSTSARSVLLNIPAFIPAKAKQLLAELVLVEEEIVRLESQIHTMKGSLTLSQHQRASVAMASNTYSYPASVYTNNGSGNGNPPSVYTNNGSGNGRFSNGEAATPGNGTTAHSAPASARHGNIKVNGGATTGNSTPTHTAPTLARQASNEVAPEIKSMFFISQAMNAEYLQRHLAAAATDDKPAKSPREQARGSSGAAAVSPKLNGNIFGLPPRNSLEKQSDRAPQKPPRVSQEASPVPSPTTKRDEQAKVQPNKLSERIVKCLAVIFIRLLRSSRVAEMEKSGNLARSGNLQGSFRIDAVLNVAAAKEKDQRGQQDHYGIFGLPDSVVRDIGPYKNLVRFTSSAFDLRGFSSSPLLTKLREMLEALQQVDLRFLTHQQKLAFWLNIYNTCIMHGILQHGLPSNSEKLLALKNKATINVSGQKFNALVIENFVLRQPSSVKEEFWKCDVDVEEQKVRGLYGLNSSEPNILFAMCCGTRSSPALRIYKADRVMMDLEKAKLDYLQASLVVTSTRRLMIPDLIHSNMHDYAKDMESLLRWICDQLPTSWSLRKSMVDCLRGHQGHLKVEDVVEVIPYDYEFQYLLPM; from the exons ATGGAGTACGTGGCCGCGGCGCGGTCTCTGACTCCCATGAGCCGCAGGACTCGCCATGCTCACCGCCTCCAGCTCGTCGCCGATCCTCCTCtgcaggctcctcctcctcctcctctcccacctCCG TTGCAGCCGACGACGGCAGGAATCGTCAACGGCAACAGCAATGGGCTGCCGGTGCAACAACAGCAGAGCCAGAGGCGCATGGGTCTTGAGCAAGAG TTGCAGCCGACAACGGCAGGCATCGGCAACTGCAATGGCAACGGCAACGGCAACGACAACGGCGTGCAGGTGCAACAACAACAGAGCCAGAGGCGCATGGATCTTAAGCAAGAG GTGGCGGAGCTGAAGCAGCAGCTGAGCAACGAACAGATGGTGCACCACATCCTCGAGCGCGCCCTGCACGCCCCGACTAATTCATCAACCTCGGCGCGCTCCGTGCTCCTCAACATCCCAGCCTTCATCCCGGCAAAGGCCAAGCAGCTGCTCGCCGAGCTCGTGCTCGTCGAGGAGGAGATCGTGCGCCTCGAGTCCCAGATACACACCATGAAGGGCAGCCTGACCCTCTCACAGCACcagcgagcatcagttgcaatggccTCCAACACGTACTCGTACCCGGCAAGTGTCTACACCAACAATGGCAGCGGCAATGGCAACCCACCAAGTGTCTACACCAACAATGGCAGTGGCAATGGTCGTTTCAGCAATGGAGAAGCAGCTACACCGGGTAACGGCACAACGGCACACTCAGCTCCGGCGTCGGCCCGTCATGGCAACATCAAGGTCAATGGAGGAGCTACGACAGGTAACAGCACGCCCACGCACACGGCGCCGACGTTGGCTCGTCAAGCCTCCAATGAGGTGGCACCGGAGATAAAGTCCATGTTCTTCATCAGCCAGGCCATGAACGCCGAGTACCTCCAGCGCCACCTTGCCGCCGCGGCCACCGACGACAAGCCGGCCAAGAGCCCTAGAGAGCAGGCCAGAGGCTCCTCGGGAGCCGCCGCCGTCAGCCCCAAGCTCAACGGTAACATCTTTGGCCTCCCGCCAAGAAACTCCCTTGAAAAG CAATCCGACCGAGCACCCCAAAAACCTCCAAGAGTCTCCCAAGAAGCATCTCCGGTGCCATCGCCGACGACGAAGAGGGACGAGCAGGCCAAGGTGCAACCAAACAAGCTGTCGGAGAGGATCGTCAAGTGCCTGGCGGTGATCTTCATCAGGCTGCTCCGGTCGTCGCGGGTGGCGGAGATGGAGAAGTCCGGCAACCTGGCCAGGTCCGGGAACCTGCAGGGGAGCTTCCGGATCGACGCGGTTCTGAACGTGGCGGCGGCCAAGGAGAAGGATCAGAGGGGCCAACAGGACCACTACGGCATCTTCGggttgccggactcggtggtccggGACATCGGCCCCTACAAGAACCTCGTCAGGTTCACATCGAGTGCTTTCGACCTCAGAGGGTTCTCAAGCTCCCCTCTGCTCACCAAACTTAG GGAGATGTTGGAGGCCTTGCAGCAGGTGGATTTGAGGTTTTTGACGCACCAGCAGAAGCTGGCATTTTGGCTCAACATTTACAACACATGCATCATGCAC GGAATCCTGCAGCATGGTTTGCCCTCAAACTCTGAAAAGTTGCTGGCACTCAAGAACAAG GCAACCATCAATGTTTCAGGGCAGAAGTTCAATGCTCTCGTGATTGAAAATTTCGTCTTGAGGCAGCCATCGAGTGTGAAAGAA GAATTCTGGAAGTGCGATGTCGATGTCGAAGAACAGAAGGTGAGGGGTCTCTACGGATTGAATAGTTCGGAACCAAACATTCTGTTCGCGATGTGCTGCGGCACCAGATCTTCGCCAGCG CTGAGGATATACAAGGCCGACCGTGTGATGATGGATCTGGAGAAGGCGAAGCTGGACTACCTGCAGGCTTCACTGGTGGTGACCTCGACGAGGAGGCTGATGATCCCGGACCTGATACACTCCAACATGCACGACTACGCCAAGGACATGGAGTCGCTGCTccggtggatctgtgaccagctCCCCACATCTTGGTCGCTCAGGAAATCCATGGTGGACTGCTTGAGGGGACACCAGGGCCACCTTAAGGTCGAAGACGTCGTGGAGGTGATCCCATATGATTATGAGTTTCAATACCTGTTGCCCATGTGA